A portion of the Rhinolophus sinicus isolate RSC01 linkage group LG03, ASM3656204v1, whole genome shotgun sequence genome contains these proteins:
- the TM9SF1 gene encoding transmembrane 9 superfamily member 1 — translation MTVLGRPRSWNCQWLPLLMLLLGTGHEPGVESVTHYKAGDPVILYVNKVGPYHNPQETYHYYQLPVCCPEKIRHKSLSLGEVLDGDRMAESLYEIRFRENVEKRILCHMQLSSTQVEQLRQAIEELYYFEFVVDDLPLRGFVGYMEESGFLPHSHKIGLWTHLDFHLEFHGDRIIFANVSVRDVKPHSLDGLRPDEFLGLTHTYSVRWSETSVERRSDRRRGDDGGFFPRTLEIHWLSIINSMVLVFLLVGFVAVILMRVLRNDLARYNLDEETNSAGSGDDFDQGDNGWKIIHTDVFRFPPYRGLLCAVLGVGAQFLALGTGIIVMALLGMFNVHHHGAINSAAILLYALTCCISGYVSSHFYRQIGGERWVWNIILTTSLFSVPFFLTWSVVNSVHWANGSTQALPATTILLLLTVWLLVGFPLTVIGGIFGKNNASPFDAPCRTKNIAREIPPQPWYKSTLIHMTVGGFLPFSAISVELYYIFATVWGREQYTLYGILFFVFAILLSVGACISIALTYFQLSGEDYRWWWRSVLSVGSTGLFIFLYSVFYYARRSNMSGPVQTVEFFGYSLLTGYVFFLMLGTISFFSSLKFIRYIYVNLKMD, via the exons TCAGTGGTTGCCACTCCTGATGCTGCTGCTGGGCACAGGTCACGAGCCAGGGGTCGAAAGTGTGACACACTACAAGGCCGGCGACCCTGTCATTCTATATGTCAACAAAGTGGGACCCTACCATAACCCTCAGGAGACTTATCACTACTATCAGCTTCCAGTCTGCTGCCCTGAGAAGATACGTCACAAAAGCCTTAGCCTCGGTGAAGTGCTGGATGGTGACCGAATGGCTGAGTCTTTGTACGAGATCCGCTTTCGGGAGAATGTGGAAAAGAGAATTCTGTGCCACATGCAGCTCAGTTCTACACAG GTGGAACAACTGCGCCAGGCCATTGAGGAATTGTACTACTTTGAATTTGTGGTGGACGACTTGCCACTCCGTGGCTTTGTGGGCTACATGGAGGAGAGTGGCTTCCTGCCTCACAGCCACAAGATAGGACTCTGGACCCACTTGGACTTCCACCTAGAATTCCATGGAGATCGAATTATATTTGCCAACGTCTCAGTGCGGGATGTCAAGCCCCACAGTTTAGATGGGTTACGACCTGATGAGTTCCTAGGCCTCACCCACACGTACAGTGTGCGCTGGTCTGAGACCTCCGTGGAGCGTCGGAGTGATAGGCGccgtggtgatgatggtggtttCTTTCCTCGAACACTGGAAATCCACTGGTTGTCCATCATCAATTCTATGGTGCTTGTGTTTTTACTGGTGGGTTTTGTGGCTGTCATTCTCATGCGTGTGCTGCGGAATGACCTGGCTCGGTACAATTTGGATGAGGAGACAAACTCTGCAGGTTCTGGTGATGACTTTGACCAAGGTGACAATGGCTGGAAAATTATCCATACCGATGTCTTCCGTTTCCCTCCATACCGTGGTCTACTCTGTGCTGTGCTTGGTGTGGGTGCCCAGTTCCTGGCCCTTGGCACTG GCATTATTGTCATGGCACTGCTGGGCATGTTCAATGTGCACCATCATGGGGCCATTAACTCGGCAGCCATCTTGTTGTATGCCCTGACCTGCTGCATCTCTGGCTACGTGTCCAGCCACTTCTACCGGCAGATCGGAGGCGAGCGTTGGGTGTGGAACATCATTCTTACCACCAGTCTCTTCTCTG TGCCTTTCTTCCTGACGTGGAGTGTGGTGAACTCGGTACATTGGGCCAATGGTTCGACACAGGCTCTGCCAGCCACCACCATCCTGCTGCTTCTGACAGTTTGGCTGCTGGTGGGCTTTCCCCTCACTGTCATTGGAGGTATCTTTGGGAAGAACAACGCTAGCCCCTTTGATGCACCATGTCGCACCAAGAACATCGCCCGGGAAATCCCGCCCCAGCCCTGGTACAAGTCTACTCTCATCCACATGACTGTTGGAGGCTTCCTGCCTTTCAG TGCCATCTCTGTGGAGCTGTACTACATCTTTGCCACAGTGTGGGGTCGGGAGCAGTACACTTTGTATGGCATCCTCTTTTTTGTCTTCGCCATCCTGCTGAGCGTGGGGGCTTGCATCTCCATTGCACTCACCTACTTCCAGTTGTCTGGGGAGGATTATCGCTGGTGGTGGCGATCTGTGCTGAGTGTTGGCTCCACCGGGCTCTTCATCTTCCTCTACTCCGTGTTCTACTATGCCAGGCGCTCCAACATGTCAGGGCCGGTTCAGACAGTGGAGTTCTTTGGCTACTCCTTACTCACTGGTTACGTCTTCTTCCTCATGCTGGGCAccatctcctttttttcttccctaaagtTCATTCGTTATATCTATGTTAACCTCAAGATGGACTGA